The genomic DNA tatttgtttttatccaacttatggtgtgagaactcttgcctcaTGAGATGTATCGGTCTTTGCCGATACATACAGTTGAATTTTGCAACGTGAACTCTTGCATATCTAGCACTACAtctgagttctggagatgtaacgGTCTTTGCCGAGACGTTATAGTCGGACCCTGCAATGCGTTCCTTGGAACAACATAGCATTAATACAAacaatagtttaatgaattcatttattgAACATTTACTATAGTTTTAACGCTGACCGACAACCTAACACAACCCTCTTTTATTCGGGCTTAGGATGGGCCATGACTGGTTCGTCATGGGCAGAGTTAAAATTATATACATAAAtatgtaatatattatttaaaatatatataatttctaattaattattataatttataattaactaatataattattacatataaattcatatttttattgtttttttattaaaaatattaaaaataaaaatattttaattagaaattttgattttatatttgtaatttattcaaaactaaatcttaaattaattttataatttaaaatagtttaaaattttaaaataattttaaaaatctataaattattttaaaattttataaataattttaaaattaaaataaatttgaatcgtttaaataaatttaatttttgaatgtaatataaattatagtatttaatattatatagaatatttataaagagAATTATATAAAGTATAGTATAATATAAATTGCTGGCCAATTCCCTTCATAATATATATCAGTtggagtttttcaaaattaattaattttgggtATTTTTCATGCAATTGAAGTTTACATCCCTTTATCCatctttaattttctaatttattccttAATATTctcttaagtaaattaacttaaattagtcAAATATTAGCCATTTGATCATTTATGACCTAAAATTCATTTACGAATGTTATAGCTTACTTGCATTTTATTTTCGCTTATTTTATGCataattttaatcattttttgctattttttcacATTTTATGGTTAAactataatttattttttcatcCGATTCACGTCACTCCTTTTGGTATTAGTAAGGTATtgtattatgatgtatcaattttaatttgagtttttcatatatcaattttctttaaagaaaaataCATTTACTTATTTTTGCTTAACatgtatatttaaaaattaaaaacgacCAAAATTATATCGGTACGAtatgataccgaaaccgtatcgttgtTGTTCGAATCCAAAACTTGCAtggtttgaaattttaaaccttgaatgAACCAATGACTCAGCTTTCCTGGTTTGATTCTCATAGCTATGGTTTGTTCAATAGGCTTGTGGAGATCACATCACTGGTATAGTCAAGTGTGAATCTTTTAGAAGCAGAGTTCCTTTTCGCTGGGGTTCTAAAGATAAATGAATTGAGTAATGCTAATTGCAAAGCATTTAGTTGTTATTACCCTTTAAATGCAAGAattatttcattaatttttttatgaaatgtTTTTTTCATTAATGATCAGCCAATAATGAGATGATGCTTTTGTGGCATCGCAGTGGGATACTGCTGGGCAAGAGCGCTTCAGAACCATCACAAGCAGCTATTATCGAGGTGCTCATGGCATCATTGTAAGtctaaagttaaaattaatttcatgATTTCGTAGCCTATTAATCTTATTAACAAGCTTGTTCATAAACTCTGACTTTTGTAGGTGGTGTATGATGTGACAGACCAGGAGAGCTTTAATAATGTGAAGACTTGGCTAAATGAGATTGACCGATACGCAAGCGATAATGTGAACAAGCTTCTGGTGGGCAACAAGAATGATCTTACTGCAAAAAGAGCTGTATCATATGAGACAGCCAAGGTAATTTATTTTCCTGGATATTCCAAACCTGTTTGATTATAATTTCCCacattttaatcaataaattggATCTGCTGCAGCATAGGGATTAGTAAATTTTTACTATGTAATGCCATAATTTTCATTTCCGACAATATAGGCATTTGCTGATGAGATTGGTATTCCTTTCATGGAGACTAGTGCGAAAGATGCTACCAATGTTGAGCAGGCGTTCATGGCCATGACTGCTgccatcaagaataggtatctcTTCACCAACTAATACAAAGCTGGCTTCCTTCTATTATTTTACTGATTGTTTGAGAATGTATTCAATTGTGTGCAGGATGGCCAACCAACCAGCCAGCAACAATGCAAGGCCGCCAACAGTACAAATCCGTGGACAACCTGTAACCCAGAAGAGCACCTGCTGCTCTTCCTGAGAATTTTACGATTCTTGTAAAAACTACCTGTTACTCTGATACAATGCCCTGCCCTGTGTTACGTTCATTGCAAGTTTGACGCATTGATTCATACCTTACTAGTCATTTAGTTGTACAAATTGAATATTTCTATTATAATGTCTGATATTCCCGTACGAATTTGGCGTACAACTTGGTCAAGTCCCATGTAAGACATGCTTGGAAACAATGTTTTAAAAGTGTTATGCCCGTGTAGGATTGATATACAATGTGATTGATGAGGGTGGGGTGCGGGTAACGTAGGCCTGTACCTTGGAAGAATGCCACAGTTTGCAACCGTCAATCATAAGCCTCATGGAACAAATCAGCCTCTTGAAAAGATGAAAAGAAAAAAACTGGGATTTCAGCTAGTCAATTAAACTTATAAACTTAATAATTCTAGGTTTTGTTACTGGAGAATTTATTGGCAAGAATGATGTTTTTATAATCTATGTAAACATGTCTAATTACTTGCATAACTTTGCTCGCATTGAGTAGATCAAATCATGTAATTAATTTAAGCAGCTATGGGTCAGTTGGTAATCAAACACTTGAATGGACATTGTGGAGTCTTAGCAGAGTCCGAATGATTATGTACCGAAGAGCATTTCGTCAAAAGCGTAAGCTGATTTGATTTGTCGTGCTTTTGTATTTTATTGGTTGAGAACAGCGGAGTCTTTTAGACCGGCCCCTGCATGAGCATGCCAATTTCGTACCTGGTTAGACTTCGAGCCGATTTGTCCCAGTGGAATCATTCCCTAAAAACGTgaaaattattaaagaaattaaaaggatgttgtatttctttaaaaaaattattaaagatgtATTTCATTTTGATATTTTATCAAAAGACGCTCCATTTCATCAATAACTCATGTATAATGATTTAATTATCCATTTCATCAATAACTCATGtataatgatttaattattttcCATATTTCGTATATATTTCTACTTAAATTCTGAAGAGTAGTTATTACAACATGATCATGATAAATGAATATGTTAAATCTCTATGGTAAtaactataattttaaaactactaTAACTCACACTTATTCTAGAAAATATAagcagaaaataataataaaaataatgtaaTAAAGAATAATTGGATAATATGAGTTACCAGTGGAGCGAAATgccttttaagaaaaaaaaaaaaaaactcaaatagCAGATGTTTTTGATGATTTCAAAAACTAAGGACGCCCTTTGTCTTTTGTCCAAGTATTAATTATGTCATAAATCATTTTGGCAATTTATCAATAtccttataaattaattaaaccaaactcagTGTTccactttaaaattttatttatatttatttaataataaaatatacataaaaaataaataaattaaaaccctagtaaataatttataaataaatatatttattaatttaattataatattttaattttttatgtaaaTGTAtacaatttatattatttttataatttaaaattatttataatatattaaaaataatataaattttataaattaaattaatatttaattaatttaaattttttttgacatgatcttaataaaatttttaataaacaaGCTAGTAAAGTTAAGTTTTGTAATAAAAGTGGAGTCTGTCATCGCAGCAGTCGGCTCCATAATTATATATGAAAAGATAAATCGAAAAACTATGATTGACCGCTATGGGAGATAGTAAACAAATTAACTTGAACATAAGTTAAGATCGGCTCAATTACACTATATTTATTAGTCTCTACTTAATTTGTAAGATTATTCAAACTGTGTACCATACTTATACTTTGATATTAATTAAAGCGCCCACAAATACTCCTTTGCTCAAATTGCTCGTCTCGAACCATTTCTAGCCAAACCACTCTTCACCGCCAGAAGCACTAAACAACTCCTATACACACAAACTATGTAAAGGGGTGCTCAATGAGCCTTATAGTGAAAATTACTTTCCAAACCTTCATTAACAACCCATTTCTCTTCATAATCAATAAGTTTCTCTAATTCTTCTATCATCAACGATCTCTCAAGCTAGTAAAATGTCAAGTGGTTGGTAGAACACAAggttttaatttctttaaatatgtTTGTCGACCCATAGGTTTTTCCCATTCCGCATAGTAATTGCTCATGTAAGTCTTCAAGGTGTCCTACGAGCAAATTTGTGGTCGTGCAATTGTGCCTCAGATGGTTGAGTTCAATTAAGTGATGTTGAGAGATTATAGGTGTAATTATACTCAAGTGAGATCAATCAAGCAGTTTTCAAGGGTTTAAATTAGTTAATGTTGCTTGCCAAGTAAGTAAAGATTGTTGGTATAATCGTCctcgagtcaaggttgaccaatttgactaagtttagttggctcgagcttgagtttcgatatttaacaatatgtgagagagaagtcaagttagTCAAGGGAGGACCAAATACTTGTCTATGAAAGTCCTTACTGAAGGTTAGACAACGGAAAgttctaactgaaggttaggcaacAGGAAGTCCTAATTAGATGTTAGACAATAAAATCCAAACTGTAATTTAGGCAATGAGAAATCCTAGTGGAGTTAAGcagtgaagacctagttgggaactaggcaatggaagtcctatcGGACCAAGACAGTGAAGACCTACTTGagaactaggcaatggaagtcctagcggggctaggcaaggaaaaagcccaagtgggtcaaaagttgaccaaacacttggtgaagaagccctggcaagtcaagagtgaccggatgctagacaaCGGGAAGTCCGAACAGGTCACAGATAACTGAATGTTGGGCAATAAAAGTCCTGGTAGGTTGAGGTCAACTAGATAACTGGCAAGATGTGATTTCAGCCTCGGAAAAGTTAAAATTATGATCAGTAATCGATTTCCAATGAGTGGAATCGATTGATAAACCCTAAACTAGATCTTAGGGTTTTGATGCTTGAATCAGTTGAGCAGTGCCTATCACTCAGGGTGATCAATTGTTAGGAGATACAATTCGAACAGAAGGTGTTGAATCAATTAGGTAGCTTGCCTAATTGATAGGGAACTATTCTAATAGATTAGGCTaattgcctaatcgattagggGCTATTTTCATAGAACACAGAAAGGTGAT from Zingiber officinale cultivar Zhangliang chromosome 4A, Zo_v1.1, whole genome shotgun sequence includes the following:
- the LOC121969950 gene encoding ras-related protein RABD2a, with the protein product MNPEYDYLFKLLLIGDSGVGKSCLLLRFADDSYLESYISTIGVDFKIRTVEQDGKTIKLQIWDTAGQERFRTITSSYYRGAHGIIVVYDVTDQESFNNVKTWLNEIDRYASDNVNKLLVGNKNDLTAKRAVSYETAKAFADEIGIPFMETSAKDATNVEQAFMAMTAAIKNRMANQPASNNARPPTVQIRGQPVTQKSTCCSS